The Echinicola rosea genome has a segment encoding these proteins:
- the gcvP gene encoding aminomethyl-transferring glycine dehydrogenase, whose amino-acid sequence MKIDLTPSVKFEDRHNGPSTNDVSEMLSKIGAASIDELIDQTIPKAIQLDQPLNLPEAKSEAAFLKDFRKMAAKNKIYKSFIGLGYYDTITPGVILRNVLENPGWYTAYTPYQAEIAQGRLEALVNFQTMVMDLTGMELANASLLDEGTAAAEAMNMLFATRPRDKKKATKFFVDEKVFIQTKEILKTRALPIGVTLEEGPLDELNLEDPELYGVLLQYPNADGEAIDYKALVEKAKENKVTTAFSADLLALTLLTPPGEMGADVVVGTTQRFGVPMGFGGPHAAYFATKDAYKRQVPGRIIGISVDKDGNKAYRMALQTREQHIKRERATSNICTAQVLLAVMAGMYAVYHGPKGLKDIALKIHGLTKLTAQGLAKLGFEQENKNYFDTLKIKVDDVKQSKIKAFALSHEMNFRYEPGYVYLAFDEAKTVEDVQEIIEVFARTTHSSADVVDLASMVDGLTFEVAEGLKRTSDYMDHMIFNAFHSEHEMLRYIKRLENRDLSLVHSMISLGSCTMKLNATAEMIPVTWPEFGQLHPFVPQDQAAGYYALFQDLRNWLSEITGFAETSLQPNSGAQGEFAGLMVIRAYHESRGESHRNIALIPSSAHGTNPASAVMAGMKVVIVKCDDKGNIDLADLKEKAEKHQENLSSFLVTYPSTHGVFEEAIREMCQIVHENGGQVYMDGANMNAQVGLTSPGVIGADVCHLNLHKTFCIPHGGGGPGMGPICVAKHLEEFLPSSPLVKTGGQQPISAISAAPFGSASILPISYAYIAMMGREGLKHATQTAILNANYIKARLGEFFPTLYTGAQGRAAHEMIVDFREFKAVGVEVEDIAKRLIDYGFHSPTVSFPVAGTMMIEPTESESKAELDRFCDALISIRGEIREIEEGKADAENNVLKNAPHTAGMVMSDAWDLPYSREKAVYPLEYVKNSKFWPTVRRIDSAYGDRNLVCSCIPTEDYEEASV is encoded by the coding sequence ATGAAAATTGATTTGACCCCCTCCGTGAAGTTTGAAGATCGCCATAACGGCCCCTCCACCAACGACGTGTCGGAGATGCTCTCAAAAATCGGTGCTGCCAGCATTGATGAGCTGATCGATCAGACCATCCCCAAAGCCATTCAGCTGGATCAGCCTCTCAACTTGCCCGAAGCAAAATCGGAAGCAGCATTTCTGAAGGATTTCCGAAAAATGGCCGCCAAAAACAAAATCTATAAGTCATTTATTGGATTGGGCTATTATGACACCATTACACCTGGTGTGATTTTGAGAAATGTGCTCGAAAATCCAGGATGGTACACGGCCTATACGCCCTACCAAGCTGAAATCGCCCAGGGAAGATTGGAAGCGTTGGTGAACTTTCAAACCATGGTGATGGACCTGACCGGCATGGAACTGGCCAATGCCTCCCTGCTGGATGAAGGTACTGCTGCCGCTGAGGCGATGAACATGCTTTTTGCCACGCGTCCTCGGGACAAGAAAAAAGCGACGAAGTTTTTTGTGGATGAAAAAGTATTTATCCAGACCAAGGAAATCCTGAAAACCAGGGCACTTCCGATTGGTGTTACGTTGGAGGAAGGTCCACTGGACGAGCTGAACCTGGAAGATCCCGAACTGTACGGTGTATTGCTTCAGTATCCAAATGCTGACGGCGAAGCCATTGATTATAAAGCCTTAGTAGAAAAGGCCAAAGAAAACAAGGTGACCACGGCTTTTTCTGCCGACCTACTTGCCTTGACCTTGCTGACACCTCCAGGTGAAATGGGCGCCGATGTGGTGGTGGGGACCACACAGCGTTTTGGGGTACCTATGGGCTTTGGCGGCCCGCATGCCGCTTATTTTGCGACGAAGGATGCCTATAAACGCCAAGTGCCGGGACGGATCATTGGGATATCGGTTGATAAAGACGGCAACAAAGCTTATCGGATGGCCCTCCAGACCAGAGAGCAGCACATCAAGCGCGAGCGTGCCACTTCAAATATCTGTACCGCACAGGTGCTGTTGGCAGTGATGGCAGGCATGTATGCCGTTTACCACGGGCCAAAAGGTCTAAAAGACATTGCCCTTAAAATCCATGGGCTTACCAAGCTGACTGCCCAAGGGCTGGCCAAGCTGGGTTTTGAACAAGAAAACAAAAACTATTTCGACACCCTGAAAATCAAGGTGGACGATGTGAAGCAGTCCAAGATCAAGGCCTTTGCGCTGTCGCATGAAATGAACTTCCGCTACGAGCCAGGGTATGTTTATTTGGCATTTGATGAAGCCAAGACGGTGGAGGATGTCCAAGAGATCATTGAGGTATTTGCCCGGACCACCCACTCAAGTGCCGATGTGGTGGACCTTGCTTCTATGGTGGATGGCCTTACTTTTGAAGTGGCTGAAGGCCTGAAAAGGACATCCGATTACATGGATCATATGATCTTCAATGCGTTCCATTCCGAGCACGAAATGTTGCGTTATATCAAGCGGTTGGAAAATAGGGACCTGTCACTGGTGCATTCCATGATCTCGCTTGGATCCTGTACGATGAAGCTAAATGCGACCGCTGAGATGATTCCGGTGACTTGGCCAGAGTTCGGCCAGCTGCATCCATTTGTGCCACAAGACCAAGCAGCAGGCTACTATGCGTTGTTCCAAGATTTGAGAAATTGGCTGTCAGAGATTACCGGTTTTGCCGAAACTTCCCTTCAGCCCAACTCAGGAGCCCAAGGGGAATTTGCCGGGCTGATGGTGATACGCGCTTATCACGAAAGCAGGGGCGAAAGCCACCGGAATATCGCTTTGATCCCTTCATCTGCTCACGGTACCAATCCTGCCTCTGCTGTCATGGCCGGCATGAAAGTGGTGATCGTCAAATGTGATGACAAGGGCAATATCGATTTGGCCGATCTGAAAGAAAAGGCCGAGAAGCATCAAGAAAACCTTTCGTCTTTCCTAGTGACTTACCCATCCACCCACGGGGTGTTTGAGGAAGCCATTCGGGAAATGTGCCAGATCGTCCATGAAAATGGTGGTCAGGTATATATGGACGGTGCCAATATGAATGCGCAGGTAGGGCTGACCAGCCCAGGTGTGATCGGTGCTGATGTGTGCCACCTCAACCTGCACAAAACCTTCTGTATCCCTCACGGCGGCGGTGGACCCGGCATGGGACCGATCTGCGTGGCCAAGCATTTGGAAGAATTTCTTCCGAGCAGCCCATTGGTGAAGACCGGTGGCCAACAGCCGATTTCTGCGATTTCAGCAGCACCTTTCGGTAGTGCGAGTATCTTGCCAATATCCTATGCTTACATCGCTATGATGGGCAGGGAAGGTCTGAAGCATGCCACCCAAACGGCCATACTAAATGCCAACTATATCAAAGCGCGACTTGGTGAGTTTTTCCCGACACTTTACACAGGTGCCCAAGGAAGAGCGGCCCACGAGATGATTGTGGATTTTAGAGAATTTAAAGCAGTAGGTGTAGAGGTAGAAGACATTGCCAAACGATTGATCGACTACGGCTTCCATTCACCGACTGTTTCTTTTCCTGTAGCGGGTACCATGATGATCGAGCCTACCGAATCGGAAAGTAAAGCTGAACTGGACAGGTTCTGTGATGCGCTGATCTCTATACGTGGCGAAATCCGTGAGATCGAAGAGGGAAAAGCAGATGCTGAAAATAACGTTCTGAAGAATGCTCCGCATACCGCCGGCATGGTGATGAGTGATGCTTGGGACTTGCCTTACAGCAGGGAAAAGGCGGTTTACCCATTGGAATACGTGAAAAACAGCAAATTCTGGCCAACTGTCCGCAGGATTGATTCTGCCTACGGTGACCGAAACTTGGTCTGTAGCTGCATTCCTACGGAAGATTATGAGGAAGCTAGCGTTTAA
- a CDS encoding cupin domain-containing protein, producing MKKSSFSDHIEYNDDKIVTKVILETSFSKEIRIVLKRGQSMKEHKAPFPIIVHIIEGEIDFGVEGETNSLKKGDILTLESNIPHDLTALTDSIVRLTLSSKDTASRVHKVID from the coding sequence ATGAAAAAATCATCGTTTAGTGATCACATAGAATATAATGACGATAAAATTGTCACTAAGGTCATCTTAGAAACTTCTTTTTCCAAGGAGATTAGGATTGTTTTAAAACGTGGGCAGAGTATGAAAGAACACAAAGCTCCATTTCCAATAATTGTTCATATAATAGAAGGGGAAATCGACTTTGGAGTTGAAGGCGAAACCAATTCCCTGAAGAAAGGCGATATTCTAACCTTGGAAAGTAATATCCCTCATGATTTGACCGCACTAACAGATAGTATTGTTCGATTGACGCTGTCTAGTAAAGACACGGCTTCTCGGGTGCACAAAGTTATTGATTAG
- a CDS encoding Crp/Fnr family transcriptional regulator → MNIENILNKVGAAYSPLSLDCKREFIACTEVKFFKKGEVVVREGQYSKKGYLIVEGCSRAYYLKNGKDISDWFTFENQFMASVVSFFSDKPSPHYVEFVEDSTVLEFSKDAVDSLSEKYHDFERLIGKVVTETMLGLCERLDTIQFSRAEERYRHLLAIHPDITNRIPLTHIASYLGITLETLSRIRSPKVRI, encoded by the coding sequence ATGAACATAGAAAACATCTTGAACAAAGTAGGAGCAGCCTACTCTCCCTTATCCCTTGATTGTAAGCGGGAATTTATTGCGTGTACAGAGGTCAAGTTCTTCAAAAAAGGAGAGGTGGTCGTGCGTGAAGGGCAATATTCCAAAAAGGGTTACCTGATCGTAGAAGGATGTTCGAGGGCCTATTATTTGAAAAACGGGAAGGACATCTCTGACTGGTTTACCTTCGAAAATCAATTTATGGCCTCCGTGGTCAGTTTTTTTAGCGATAAACCAAGCCCTCATTACGTGGAGTTTGTCGAAGACTCCACTGTATTGGAGTTTTCAAAAGATGCGGTGGACAGTCTTTCCGAAAAGTACCATGATTTTGAGCGGTTGATCGGTAAAGTGGTCACGGAGACCATGCTGGGGCTTTGTGAGCGATTGGATACCATTCAGTTTAGCAGAGCGGAAGAAAGGTACCGGCACCTTTTGGCCATTCATCCTGACATCACCAATAGAATTCCCCTAACCCATATCGCTTCTTACCTGGGAATTACCTTGGAGACTTTGAGCAGAATACGGAGCCCAAAAGTCCGAATTTGA
- a CDS encoding NAD(P)H-dependent oxidoreductase has protein sequence MKKILIINGHPDRESYSFGLSSAYKIGAEKSGADIKEIHIRDLDFNPNLEFGYRKRTELEPDLLDAQEKLKWAEHLVWVYPVWWGSVPAIMKGFLDRVLLPGFAYNKRKDSLWWDKKLTGKTARIICTLDQPSWYYRLVNGSPSHHAMKRGTLNFIGVKKVKITTIGPIRLSKETFREKWLGKVEKLGQKTS, from the coding sequence ATGAAAAAAATACTGATCATTAACGGACATCCCGACAGGGAGAGTTACAGTTTTGGACTGTCATCGGCCTATAAGATAGGTGCTGAAAAATCAGGTGCCGACATAAAGGAAATTCACATCAGGGATTTGGATTTCAATCCCAACTTGGAATTTGGCTATCGAAAGCGAACGGAGCTTGAGCCAGACCTACTGGATGCGCAGGAGAAGTTGAAATGGGCCGAACACCTGGTTTGGGTTTACCCGGTTTGGTGGGGATCTGTACCAGCGATCATGAAAGGATTTCTGGATCGTGTCCTCTTGCCTGGTTTTGCCTATAATAAAAGAAAAGATTCCTTATGGTGGGATAAAAAACTTACAGGTAAAACAGCAAGGATCATTTGTACACTGGATCAGCCTTCCTGGTATTATCGATTGGTCAATGGAAGCCCGAGCCATCATGCAATGAAAAGGGGGACATTAAATTTTATTGGGGTAAAAAAAGTGAAGATTACCACTATTGGTCCAATAAGACTATCAAAGGAAACATTCAGGGAAAAATGGTTGGGCAAGGTTGAAAAATTAGGGCAAAAGACTAGTTAA
- a CDS encoding GDSL-type esterase/lipase family protein has protein sequence MKKILLSFLLLFCMLTIASAQSPIKVACVGNSITQGPGRDHPDSWPLLMQNVLGDEYLVKNFGVSGRTLLKNGDYPYWDEPQFQEVLDFKADILVIKLGTNDSKPQNWKYKDEFVQDYIDMITIFRETMPDDGEVYVCIPVPVFKDNFGITESVMVDEMRPMLKEIAKATNSKMINLYKPLKNHGDLFADGVHPNKEGNQLMAEAVAKKIK, from the coding sequence ATGAAAAAAATCCTTCTGAGCTTCCTATTGCTCTTCTGTATGTTGACCATTGCCTCTGCCCAGTCCCCGATAAAAGTTGCCTGTGTTGGCAATAGCATCACCCAAGGTCCAGGTAGAGACCACCCCGATAGCTGGCCACTGCTGATGCAAAATGTATTGGGAGATGAATACCTCGTCAAAAATTTTGGTGTAAGTGGCAGAACACTCCTTAAAAACGGGGATTATCCATATTGGGATGAACCGCAATTCCAAGAGGTGCTCGACTTCAAGGCAGATATCCTAGTCATAAAATTGGGCACAAACGACTCCAAACCCCAAAACTGGAAGTACAAGGATGAGTTTGTCCAGGATTATATTGATATGATCACTATTTTCAGGGAAACCATGCCGGATGATGGTGAAGTGTATGTATGCATTCCTGTACCGGTTTTCAAAGATAATTTTGGCATTACCGAAAGTGTCATGGTGGATGAAATGCGCCCTATGCTCAAGGAAATCGCCAAAGCCACCAATTCCAAAATGATCAATCTCTACAAACCGCTCAAAAATCACGGTGACCTCTTTGCCGACGGCGTCCATCCAAACAAAGAAGGCAATCAGCTGATGGCCGAAGCTGTGGCCAAAAAGATTAAGTAA